GCCTGCCGCCTGCCGCCTGCCGCCTGCCGCCTGCGCGTCCCGTGCACGGGCGCATCGGGCCTAACGGGATCTGCTCCGCACCTCCTGGCACCCTGCCTCGCGATTCGCGGCATCGTCCCCCGAGCCTCCTGGCATCCGCGCACACGGTGGTGATCGAGCCGGGCCACGGCGGCTTCCCTGCACCTCCCGGCATCTGCCCCGCGTGCCTCCCGGCATCGTCAGCGCGCCTCCCGCCACCGCCCCCGCGCCTCCCGGCACCTGCCACCGCCTCCCGGCGTCCGCCTCCCGCGCCTTCCGGCATCGCCCCGCGCCGCCCGGCACTTGCCTTTCCGCGCTTTGCGCCCGGCTCCCTCGCATCGCGCCTCCCGGCACACGGGCCCCGGCGTTTCACCTCCCGGCGCCCGCATCTCGGTTCGCTCGTCGGCGACCGGCGACCGGCGACCGGCGACCGGCTGGTGATAGCGGGGACGGCATGCGTGGGGTTGTGAAAACGGGAGGCTTGGGACCGGGGTTGGTTCTAGGGTCGGGGGATGAGTGGAGTGCCTGATCCTGATGTGGTGCGGCCGGTGGTGGGGGCTGAGCGGGTGGTGTTGCTGAAGCCGTTGGTGCGGTCGGCGTTGATTGAAGTGGGGGAGTACACCTACTACGACGACCCCGACGATCCGGAGGGTTTCGAGACGCGGAACGTGCTTTATCACTACGGGCCGGAGAAGTTGCGGATCGGGAAGTACTGCGCGCTGGGGACCGGTACGACGTTTGTGATGAACGGGGCCAATCACCGGATGGACGGGCCTTCGACGTACCCGTTTCCGATCATGGGTGGGGACTGGGCTGCGCACTTCGGGCTGATCACCGGGTTGCCGGGCCGTGGGGACACCGTGGTGGGGAACGACGTGTGGTTCGGGTTGGACGCGAAGGTGATGCCGGGTGTACGGATCGGGCACGGGGCGATCGTCGCGACGGGGGCGGTGGTGGTCGATGACGTGCCGGACTACGGGATCGTCGGTGGGAATCCGGCGAAGGTGATTCGGCGGCGGTTCAGCGATGAGGACGTCGAGCGGCTGCTGGCGATCGCTTGGTGGGACTGGCCGGCCGAGGTGGTCACCCAGCATGTCCCGGCGATCATGGCGGGGAGCATTGACGAGCTGGAGAGCGTGTGGAAGTCCGTCCGCTAGGCGCTGCCGACGTTGAGGCCGTCCAGGGGCTGATCGAGTCTGATCCGGGTTACAACGAGCGGATCACGGGAGCGCCGCCTGGCGCGGCTGACGCGCAGGGCCTGCTGACGATGCGGCCGCCGGGGCTGAGCGCCGAGGCGAAGGTGGTCCTTGGGGTGTTCGAGGGCGATGAGTCCGCGGCGGTCGAGGACGCACAATCCAAGGCGGCTGACGACGACGGGTCAGGGTCGTCCGAAGACCATGGGTTCGGGGCGACGAACAGCGGCAAGTCGGCGGGTGGTGGCGGCGAGTTGGTTGCGGTTGTTGATCTTCTTCGCGGATATCCGGATGAGTCGGTTGCGTTCATTGGCCTGCTTCAGGTGCGTCGTGGCCGGCAGGGGCGCGGGATCGGGCGTACGGCGTACCGGCTGGTGGAGCAGTACGTCGTGGAGAACTGGATGGAGGTCCGACGCCTTCGGCTGGCGGTGGTCGATACGAACGCGGAGTCGGCGACGCCGTTCTGGGTTCGGCAGGGGTTCGAGGCGACCGGCGAGGCGAAGGCGTACGAGAACGAGGCGGTGACCTCGACGGCTCGGCTCTACGAGAAGGCG
The Kribbella italica DNA segment above includes these coding regions:
- a CDS encoding CatB-related O-acetyltransferase; this encodes MSGVPDPDVVRPVVGAERVVLLKPLVRSALIEVGEYTYYDDPDDPEGFETRNVLYHYGPEKLRIGKYCALGTGTTFVMNGANHRMDGPSTYPFPIMGGDWAAHFGLITGLPGRGDTVVGNDVWFGLDAKVMPGVRIGHGAIVATGAVVVDDVPDYGIVGGNPAKVIRRRFSDEDVERLLAIAWWDWPAEVVTQHVPAIMAGSIDELESVWKSVR
- a CDS encoding GNAT family N-acetyltransferase, which gives rise to MEVRPLGAADVEAVQGLIESDPGYNERITGAPPGAADAQGLLTMRPPGLSAEAKVVLGVFEGDESAAVEDAQSKAADDDGSGSSEDHGFGATNSGKSAGGGGELVAVVDLLRGYPDESVAFIGLLQVRRGRQGRGIGRTAYRLVEQYVVENWMEVRRLRLAVVDTNAESATPFWVRQGFEATGEAKAYENEAVTSTARLYEKALCWAHPHLVVRESSIAGQGLFATAPIAAGEVVSVLAGRKVSTAELTELLKHPPVDTITLEEDLHLVLPNDPRPVIAYGNHGCDPNTWWTDAVTLTARRDFAPGDELTSDYGTSTGIPDWQMSCACGSALCRRLITGSDWQLPELQDRYGDHWIPELLARQNR